A section of the Labrus mixtus chromosome 15, fLabMix1.1, whole genome shotgun sequence genome encodes:
- the sdcbp2 gene encoding syntenin-2: MSLYPSLEDLKVDKVIKAQAQYAHAATTMPAISEGAYQPQPVTAGMPGSSLYPNLEELGNYMGLALDSDEVQRNLALLPVADNQVAVPSSSGYGGMVRPVTGTDVGIRRAEIRPGLREIILCKDQDRKVGLRLRAIDNGMFVQLVQGNSPAALAGLRFGDQILQINGQNCAGWSVDKGHKALKAAAETRIELVVRDRPFQRTVTMHKDSSGHVGFIYKSGKITSLVKDGSAARNGLLTEHYICEINGQNVIGLKDSQVKDILTTSPTAMTITTMPKFVYEHMIKRMSSGLLRSAMDHSVPEV; encoded by the exons ATGTCCCTGTATCCATCCCTCGAGGACCTCAAGGTCGACAAGGTTATCAAG GCCCAGGCCCAGTATGCCCACGCTGCCACCACAATGCCAGCCATCTCTGAGGGAGCCTACCAGCCTCAGCCTGTAACTGCTGGGATGCCTGGATCAA GCTTGTATCCGAACCTTGAGGAGCTGGGTAACTACATGGGTCTTGCTCTGGACAGCGATGAAGTCCAGAGGAACCTGGCCCTGCTGCCTGTGGCTGACAAT CAAGTGGCAGTGCCCTCCAGCTCAGGTTATGGGGGCATGGTTCGGCCAGTGACAGGGACCGATGTGGGCATCCGGAGGGCAGAGATCCGCCCCGGATTGCGGGAGATTATCCTCTGCAAAGACCAGGACAGGAAGGTTGGACTGCGGCTCAGGGCCATCGACAAC gGTATGTTTGTCCAGCTGGTGCAGGGCAACTCCCCTGCTGCCCTGGCTGGCCTGCGTTTTGGTGACCAGATTCTTCAGATTAATGGACAGAACTGCGCCGGCTGGAGTGTCGACAAAGGCCACAAGGCTTTGAAGGCAGCCGCTGAGACCCGCATCGAGCTTGTGGTCAGGGACAG gcCATTTCAGCGCACTGTCACGATGCACAAAGACAGCTCAGGCCATGTGGGCTTTATCTACAAGTCTGGTAAAATCACCTCCCTGGTCAAGGATGGATCTGCTGCCCGCAATGGCCTGCTGACTGAACATTACATCTGTGAAATCAATGGGCAAAACGTTATTGGACTTAAG gaTTCTCAGGTCAAGGACATTCTGACCACCTCTCCCACCGCCATGACCATCACCACCATGCCCAAGTTTGTCTACGAGCACATGATCAAGAG GATGTCCAGCGGTCTCCTGCGATCAGCCATGGATCACTCTGTCCCGGAGGtgtga